A single genomic interval of Pieris rapae chromosome 23, ilPieRapa1.1, whole genome shotgun sequence harbors:
- the LOC123690281 gene encoding histone H3, whose translation MARTKQTARKSTGGKAPRKQLATKAARKSAPATGGVKKPHRYRPGTVALREIRRYQKSTELLIRKLPFQRLVREIAQDFKTDLRFQSSAVMALQEASEAYLVGLFEDTNLCAIHAKRVTIMPKDIQLARRIRGERA comes from the coding sequence ATGGCACGTACTAAGCAGACAGCCCGTAAGTCCACCGGAGGTAAGGCGCCGCGAAAGCAGCTCGCCACCAAGGCGGCCCGCAAGAGCGCTCCAGCCACCGGCGGCGTGAAGAAGCCTCACCGTTACAGGCCCGGTACCGTCGCTCTGAGAGAGATCCGTCGCTACCAGAAGAGTACCGAGCTGTTGATCCGCAAGTTGCCGTTCCAGCGTCTGGTGAGGGAGATCGCGCAGGACTTCAAGACCGACCTCAGGTTCCAGAGCTCCGCCGTGATGGCGCTTCAGGAGGCGAGCGAGGCGTATCTGGTGGGCCTCTTCGAGGACACCAACCTGTGCGCCATTCACGCCAAGCGAGTGACGATCATGCCCAAGGACATCCAACTGGCGAGACGCATTCGCGGCGAGCGTGCTTAA
- the LOC123690292 gene encoding histone H2A, with amino-acid sequence MSGRGKGGKVKGKAKSRSNRAGLQFPVGRIHRLLRKGNYAERVGAGAPVYLAAVMEYLAAEVLELAGNAARDNKKTRIIPRHLQLAIRNDEELNKLLSGVTIAQGGVLPNIQAVLLPKKTEKKT; translated from the coding sequence ATGTCCGGACGTGGCAAGGGAGGCAAGGTCAAGGGAAAGGCAAAGTCGCGTTCCAACCGCGCAGGTCTCCAGTTCCCGGTGGGTCGTATCCACAGGCTGCTCAGGAAGGGCAACTACGCCGAGAGGGTCGGTGCCGGTGCGCCGGTGTACCTAGCGGCCGTTATGGAGTACCTGGCGGCTGAAGTGCTCGAGTTGGCCGGTAACGCGGCCCGTGACAACAAAAAGACCAGGATCATACCGCGTCACCTGCAGCTGGCCATTCGTAACGACGAGGAGCTCAACAAGCTGCTCTCCGGCGTGACCATCGCACAGGGCGGTGTACTGCCTAACATTCAGGCGGTCCTTCTCCCCAAGAAGACCGAGAAGaagacataa
- the LOC123690301 gene encoding late histone H1-like, with protein sequence MADTAVASETPAPATPAKKAPKAAAAAKKPKARPTHPKTSEMVNSAIKELKERSGSSLQAIKKYIASNYSLDAERLAPFIRKYLKRAVASGTLIQTKGKGASGSFKIDSKSGTGGAAKKATAASASSGGRGSGAAASSAAKSAKKPSAPAKKTAASAGARSKKAAAAASASAAGSASPAKAGGRGVAAKDKKAAAAAKRKPVAAAAPKKGRAAAAAAASGKGASSNAAASKAKRSAKPPTKKPKAPKPKKAAAAAPKSKAATTAKKASAASKK encoded by the coding sequence atggcCGACACCGCAGTAGCATCGGAGACACCCGCGCCGGCGACGCCCGCCAAGAAGGCACCGAAAGCGGCAGCGGCCGCCAAGAAACCCAAGGCGAGACCGACGCACCCCAAGACCTCCGAAATGGTGAACAGCGCGATCAAGGAGCTCAAGGAGAGGAGCGGATCGTCCCTGCAGGCGATCAAGAAGTACATCGCCTCGAATTATAGCCTCGACGCCGAGAGGTTGGCGCCGTTCATAAGAAAGTATCTCAAGCGTGCCGTCGCCTCCGGCACCCTGATTCAGACGAAGGGCAAGGGCGCATCGGGCTCGTTCAAGATAGACAGCAAGTCTGGTACCGGCGGCGCCGCTAAGAAGGCGACGGCCGCCTCCGCGTCCTCCGGCGGCAGGGGCTCCGGCGCGGCGGCGTCCTCCGCGGCCAAATCGGCGAAGAAGCCGAGCGCACCCGCCAAGAAGACCGCCGCGAGCGCCGGCGCCAGGAGCAAGaaggccgccgccgccgcgtCGGCATCGGCCGCCGGGTCCGCCTCCCCGGCCAAAGCGGGCGGCAGGGGCGTCGCCGCCAAAGACAAGAAGGCGGCGGCTGCGGCCAAGAGGAAGCCGGTCGCTGCGGCCGCACCGAAGAAGGGtcgcgccgccgccgccgccgcggCGTCCGGCAAGGGCGCGTCGAGCAACGCGGCCGCGTCCAAGGCGAAGAGGAGCGCGAAGCCACCGACCAAGAAACCTAAGGCCCCCAAACCGAAGaaggccgccgccgccgcgccCAAATCGAAGGCCGCCACCACCGCGAAAAAGGCGTCGGCCGCTTCCAAGAAGTGA
- the LOC123690285 gene encoding histone H4, whose product MTGRGKGGKGLGKGGAKRHRKVLRDNIQGITKPAIRRLARRGGVKRISGLIYEETRGVLKVFLENVIRDAVTYTEHAKRKTVTAMDVVYALKRQGRTLYGFGG is encoded by the coding sequence ATGACCGGCCGCGGTAAGGGAGGAAAGGGATTGGGAAAAGGTGGCGCGAAGCGTCACAGGAAGGTGCTCCGTGATAACATCCAGGGTATCACCAAGCCGGCGATTCGGCGTCTGGCGCGCAGGGGTGGAGTGAAACGTATCTCCGGTCTGATATACGAGGAGACTCGCGGTGTTCTCAAGGTTTTCCTCGAGAACGTCATCCGCGACGCGGTAACCTACACGGAGCACGCCAAGAGGAAGACCGTCACCGCCATGGACGTCGTGTACGCTCTGAAGCGCCAGGGCCGCACCCTCTACGGTTTCGGCGGTTAA
- the LOC123690289 gene encoding histone H2B codes for MPPKTSGKAAKKSGKAQKNISKSDKKKKKHKRKESYAIYIYKVLKQVHPDTGISSKAMSIMNSFVNDIFERIAAEASRLAHYNKRSTITSREVQTSVRLLLPGELAKHAVSEGTKAVTKYTSSK; via the coding sequence ATGCCACCAAAGACCAGCGGCAAGGCGGCCAAGAAGTCCGGCAAGGCGCAGAAGAACATATCCAAATCggacaaaaagaaaaagaagcacAAGAGGAAGGAGAGCTACGCCATTTACATCTACAAGGTACTGAAGCAGGTGCATCCCGACACCGGTATCTCTTCGAAGGCGATGTCAATCATGAACTCGTTCGTGAACGACATCTTCGAGAGGATCGCGGCGGAGGCGTCCCGTCTCGCACACTACAACAAGCGTTCGACGATCACGTCCCGCGAGGTGCAGACCTCCGTGAGGCTCCTGCTGCCCGGCGAGCTCGCCAAGCACGCCGTCAGCGAGGGCACCAAGGCCGTCACCAAGTACACCAGCTCCAAGTGA